The DNA segment ATGTAACTCTAAAATGTTTAAGAAGGCTGAAATAGTGGAAAACTCAATGCAAACGCTGAATTCGAAATATTtggttaaaaataacttttcaggaatatatataaagttttgtacatcttgAATTTTCAATGAATACAATATTAGCAGAATATTCGATAGAAGAGTCATGTTGAAAAATAGTTCGAACTCAACTGGGCCTCCTCAATATCATAGCTTTGTAAAAAACAATTTCCCTCGCTATTCGCTTTGAAGATTTAGTCTTATAATATAATCTAAGTCTGGTGTCTTAGGGTATTTGATTGTGACTTcaaataagaataagtaaaaattcggcgcaatcgggttttctgtacagccgctacagcgtataatcaagaccaccgaaaatagatctgtctctttgtggtctcggtttaatcctgtatgagcctcggcccatgaaactttaaccacggcctggtggtggcttatcctatatcgttgccaggagcacgatttgggctaactttaaccttaaataaaataaaaactactgaggctagagggctgcaatttgatatgtttgatgattggagggtggatgatcaacataccagtttgcagccctctagcctcagtagtttttaagatctgagggcggacagaatcaagtgcggacggacagacaaagtttcttgtacagaaaactaaaatggaataaaatgaacaGTTTTTTCATCTGTCTGAATGAGCTAAAGAAATGATAGAAGAAGCGAATCAGTCGTGGTGCAATGTCTTCTTCACTCGGGGCCTGTTTGCGAAATGTCTTAATCATGTTACTAACAGTAAGTAGCATGTTATCAAAATGAAAGCAAACTCGAAAAAGGACTTCTTTGTCCAAACATTTCCTTCTACAGATTGTTTGTACCGTGCCATTGTTGTCAAGAGATTTAAGCGAATTTTGGAGAAGTTCTCAACGTGTTTGCGACAGTGTCACCGTTGAAATACATTCAagtagaaaatatagaaaatgttcAATTTTCAATTCCTTTATTCAACATTACAATACGTTTCTTAAGAACAGAATAATCAGTTTACTATTCCTTTGCCAATAGATGCTGGAAAAGAAgagaattctatttttattttttagttttattttctgtttctgcaTTTAACAATTGAACAGGTTCAAAAAGAACGCTAATCTTCTTCATTATCTGAAAAAAGGTAATGCCTCCGAGGATTCATTTCAGACCTGTTTGAGagcaattattttttagttttattttctgttcctgtatttaacAATTGAACAGGTTCAAAAAGAACGCTAATCTTCTTCATTAtctaaaaaaaagattcattttatcttttcttcgtAATGCCTCCGAGGATTCATTTCAGACCTGTTCGAGAGCAATTACCCCGAGGACGCCAGAGCCGTGAAACTGCTGGGTCCTTCTGGCTCGACAGAAAGAATCCAGGTCCTTCCAGGATCCATGATCCCGTCCTTTGAGACCACGGCGCCCTCAGAGGATTATCCGGAAGGCCGGGAAACGGAGGGCACGAGACCCAGGACCTCGAAATTGAACAAAGGTTCCAAGGACGCGACGGAGCTCAAATCGGAAGCCGTCACTGGCGTCTTACTCCAGGCAGATGAGGCGGCGTCTATTGACAGCTACGTGGACAGCGGGCAGGGGACTCTGCCCAATTTGACGGAGGTATGTTggcaagttataaaaataaaaaaagacagttccCTGACACATTCAAAAAAAGTTCGCCGGCACCCGCCATATTGAAAAACCCAAACACGCACAAAAGGTTCGTCAACACCATCTATATAGCCACTGATTTAACTTTGTAGtagaatggaatgtaaaatttaggcaaagGGACAAAaactgggacccacgaggtcttccagcgctggaaataatgtcgaaataattgttaggagagagtggaacgtgaagtggaagaaaaggaatatgaacggaggcatagtaaaagaaatgaaaatggctgCAGCTATATAGGGAGTATATGAAGAaactcaagtaacgcctacaatgAATCgagtgaggcgcactgacggcactgccctccgGGGTGCGGGGATGGGGGAATTACGCGATAAATCTTGGCGGAAAGTTAGCGTTGTATCGAATGAACCCCCGGAGTTCTTTATATGCGATATGTTATTGCTTGTTTTCGCGCAGTTTATGACGTTCGTTTATAACAAACGAATCTTTTTACCGGACAGATTAAAAGCTTGAGGCTACCAGACGTGACGGAGAATTAATATTTTGACATTCAGTGCTAGAAAGTCGGTATTTTAAATCAGGCGAGCTATGGTACGGGTTAATTTTCACGAATGAATATAATCACTATTGTTTTGATAACGTGTCAAAAAGACATTATTGCACCTAGTATCGAAAGTAGGAAGCAATTTAAAGAAGAGGagattttacgtttttttatataaaactattccATTCAAATGATTAACGATTCTATTTTACGTAGACATGcacagcaattatatatatatatatatatataaatatatatatatatatatatatatatatatatatatatatatatatatatatatatatatatatatatatatatatatatatatatatatatatatatatatatatatatatacaccaagagTTCAGTAAAGGTTCCGTATTCATTCTTCACTATCCGTGAATAGAACGAATTCAATTTCTTGATTCGCGCAAGTCTGATTTAGTACTAATCCATAACAAGACGAAACCAGACCCTCTTATTTGTGACGATAGCCTCTCGTCATATCAACTTAATTTAAAGGTAGTGTACATAATgtaactgagtttttttttttaaagaaatcgaTTCGTTGTAAGAACTGAGTCTTACCAACTCAAACATGACAgaagattccatatatatatatatatatatatatatatatatatatatatatatatatatatatatatatatatatatatatatatatacatacatacatgcatactatacacacatatgtatacttacgtttttttagttttctgtaaaaggaaaactattgtgccggctttgtctgtccgtccgccctcaaatcttcaaaactaccgaggctagagggctgcaaattggcatgtcgatcatccaccctccaatcatcggaACACCACCCTCCTAGGGGGGGTTTGGGGGGGTCGGGTGGCGTTCACTGCGTAGAAAAAGCGGTCGTTCAGTGATGAATCAGCGTCGGGGGACTTTTGAACCTGGCTGAACGTGACGAGTGAAAGGAATTAGGCGGAAAGTTGGCGTTGTATCGAATGAACCCCCGGAGTGCTCGATGTGCCATTGCTTGTTCTCGCGCAGTTTATTGCGTTCGTTTATAACAAAAGAATCTTTTTACTGGACAGATTAAAAGCTTGAGACTACCAGACGTGAcgggaaattaatattttgacattCAGTGCTAGAAGGtcagtgtttttttaaataaaaccatgATACGGGTTAATTTTCACAAGTGAATATAATCACTATTGTTTTGATAACGTGTCAAAAAGACATTATTGTACCTAATATCGAAAGTGAAAAAGAGGAGAAggtcatttatataaaattattccatTAAATGATTAACGATTCTATTTTTAAACATACACAgcgtttatgtgtatatataaatatgtattccaTTCAAATGATTAACGATtctactttatataaaatatatatatatatatatatatatatatgtatatatattgcatcaaaAATTCGGCAAAAGAGTAGTATTACACTTTAATATACGGAAAACCTTCAGTCCAGTGctgttaaataaattatataagtcTATTGATATATAGGTTTTAAAAGGAACTTAGTGCAGCTCATTTATATGTAGACCAAAGGATGACAGTTAAAACCTTTGCTAACTCTtgaaacatggcgaaatacaaagtaagtttaacattaaatttatatatatatatatatatatatatatatatatatatatatatatacatacatatatacatatatacatatatatatataccaagagtTCAGTAAAGGTTCTATATTCATTCTTCACTATCCGTGAATAGAACGAATTCAATTTCTTGATTCGCGCAAGTCTGATTTAGTACTAATCCATAAGACGAAACCAGACCCTCTTATTTGTGACGATAGCCTCTCGTCATATCAACTTAATTTAACggtactgtacataatataaactgagatttttttttttaaagaaatcgaTTCGTTGTAAGAACTGAGTCTTACCAACTCAAACATGACAGAAGattccatgatatatatatatatatacatacatatatactatacacatatatatatttgcaggtttttagttttccgtaaaagaaaaactattttgccggctttgttgtccgtccgtccgccctcagatctttaaaactacggAGGCtcgaaggctgcaaattggtatgttgatcatccaccctccaatcatcaagcataccaaattgcagccctctagcctcagtagtttttattttatttatggttaaaattagccaaaatcgtgcatcaggcaacggtataggacaggccaccaccgtgccctggttaaagattcatgggccgcggttcatacaacattataccgagaccatcgaaggatagatctattttcggtgaccttgattatacgctgtacagaatactcgattgcgctgaagaaacttcagcgtttCTTTTATCCGTATCCTCTTTGGCCAATGGAATAAACAGTATTTATAATTCATGCGTGTACATAAATGTATAGTATTCTAGTGAAAATTAACAGATATATCTATAATGAATATCCACGATAATCTTTCAGTCTCGATTTCCACACTCTTTTTGAATAGCCGCTAGGAGCCATGAATTAGgcctaaagagaaaaaaatgaaggtaCTTAACGTTGGTTGGGTTCGAATCTATGCGATTTGGAAAGTGAGATTACCGTTAACGCATGGTTTGCCAATGATAAACCTCACTCCTATTTATGGACTGCTCCAGGAACAaaagcccttgctggcataaggctggcCTAATCAGCATCAACTCTTCTTGTTGCATGGctaaattggctctctctctctctctctcttctatatatatgtgtgtatatattggaaaaaatgtcatttattactCTTATATAACAATAGCAGTCCTTAAAGAAACGTTTTTGAAGAAAATCTGCGCCGATTCAAGTCATTTCTAGAGTAATTtgtcataaacaaaagacagacgACTCGATATTAGTCTCGACTCAAAATGGCTATATTAGCTCTTCACCACCTGCTCAAAAGTTCGATtggcggccggctgatgaagagttaggcaTTTATTTCagtcgctataatgtggttcgttcCACAAAACTGGTtttcaattggttcttagccgcgtaaaataagtctaattctaggagagctgttaatcagctcagtggtttaaAATTAACAGTCGCCGTTCCAAAACTGGTTTTCTGAGATTCTGGGTTTATTTGAAGCCATCCAGACATTCTGGATCTAGTTTACTAGAATTTAGTTGtcaacagtttaaaaaaatcgaatgaaaataataagtgtcAGCATTAActtatgttagttttattttttcttacttcagGTAACCATATGCGTCCGTTTTCGTTTGCTGCACGGAGGCCAGCCAGCCACGCTGTTCAGCTACTACGACGGAAAGGTGTTCGAACAACTCAATGTCGGTTAGCTTTTTTCGACAATATATTGGTCCCATTTACTTGCATCCATCCATGCGATATCGACTGTCTTTAACAAACTCATTTTatagtatataatgtatttatattaatgaaaatcaaTCTAAAATccagtttttaatttgtttccccACCTACGAAAAATGCCGCGAACATCATCCTCGTGCGGGCGTCTTCTATCCAACAAAAGCCATCAAGTACCCGAACAAAGAGCTGCTCGTCATGTGCTGTGCCTACCACGTTCACCAGTACGTCAAAATACCAATTCGTCTTTTTACCTGGGAGCACCTCTGTTTGGCCCTCAACATCCGAAAGGACACGCTGCATATCATTTTCAACGACCGGGTAGGAGacagtgttttgttttccttgaaaccAACATGATCCCTCTTCGCTGGATACGCGGGATATCTCTGTTATGAATTCATTCACACGAATTTTCACTTTCGTACGTTGGTCAGTGTTGACACAAGCATTTCAGTGCATGTGTGTGATTTACATTTTAGTACGGATTCATGATGAAGGTTTTTACAAGTTATTTAGTCTCTCAGTAATGGAAGAAGCTAGTTATGGCATCTAATGTTGAAGGGTTAAcgtttgcagtatttttttattcttcttgttgATGCTACTAATAATTCTCTCCCTTCTATTTGATAtcgaattatattatatatatatatatatatatatatatatatatatatatatatatatatatatacacacataaactatAACAACCTATATCACACGATTTTTACCCTTGAAAGAGTGTGCCTTCAGGAGGCGCCAGACTTCCTGTTTTAAAGTCTTTTGGAATGTAATGTTAGTTCCATGCCCTTTTACCTCCCAAGTCGCAAACCACTTCCAGTGAGAGTACCCATCCATCTATTCATGACCAGGATTTGAATTTTGACCATCGCACCATGGAGCCCATTTATATTAAGATGTATGAACAGCAAATGTGAACATGCGTAGATTTCACAGTAAATACGAGTCACAGAAATGCCGTAGATTATGATACTAATGATTTTGGTAAGTTAATGGGACAGCCTTCACGACGTCTTTCCAAACCACATCTCTCCCTCTTCCAGGTATACCTCAACACGGCCAAAAGGAACGAAACGGACTCCTCGCCGGAAAAGGCCTATGTTAAGGGCGGCGGTCGATTCGTCATGGGTCAGAACATAAACCTTGACGCCGAGTGGGACGTTACCCAGTCTGTCCACGGCGAACTGGTAGATTTCAGACTGTACAACCACGACGTCCCAGTGAACATGATGCAAGATTACGTAGCTTGCAAACCTGACCCCATTCCCTTTGAGCCTCTGTACGCCTACGGACAGAATGAATCCGAGCTCATCCTGAAAGGGAAAACGAAGTCATTCAGCATCGCGCTGTCAGAGGTCTGTAGGCCGAGGAACGGCTACATCACCCTGTTTCCTGAGAGAATGACTTTTGAGGAGGCCTTCAACAGGTGTAACTATCTGAGGGGAGACATGGGCGTGCCTCgaagtaaagaagaaaacacCAGGCTCTTCGACGAACTGATCGTGTTCAATGATCAGTGCATCCAAGGGTGGGCTGCCCTGTACTGGCTCGGCCTCAAGAGCAACATACCAAAGGGCGTGTGGCAGTACACCGGTGACAACACcaccctaacctacggcagctggCTGGAAGGCTGGGAGATACCTTCTAAGCAGTATCCGTGTGCAACGGCAGCTGCTGTTAATTTTCCATACCTGTGGTACAACGCTGACTGCGACACTCTGACCTGCCCTGTCTGTAACTTCACGGCCACCCCTGCGTTTCGACTGAGAGGCCTCTGTCGGGAATCGAAGTTTGACCGAGATTACTTCCTCAACGGGTACCGCAATGGCCGGCCtatgtttgaggggatgtttttCAGCCAGATAGTGTGGAATAACGAGACGTGGGTCCTGCGGAGCCGAAAGGAAAAGGGCGTTGTGGCTGAAATGATTGAAAGGCGGCCCAAAGGTTATCCTTTTGGACTCACCGTCTGGGCAATTACGGGAGATAATTGTGTCGTTAAGGAGGTAATGTAAAACGTCCAGATGATTTTGTGCAGGTTTGTTGTTCTATAAAATTAGTGAACGTttagattttatgtttatatatggcTGCCTTTAAATTCGAGGTTGAAAAATATTACTGGCATTGTTGTTTACTGAAAagttttgatgaaaaatgaaCTATGAAAAACTTACTGTGGTGATGAAAGAAGGGTTTGAAATTTTTTGGTGAGATTACAATTCCTCTTTTATTAAAAGGTGTCTTTTCcagcatttttttaatgttataaaagttttgctttaattaaattctgatctctctctttccctaataTATCATTCTTTGCAATGCCTAGTATCTAACAATAATTATTTAGTGTTACGATATAGTAAACTACAATATCCCTTAATAACACATCTAAAAAACATTTGTAGGAAAATATCTAGATTTCTGACAGGGCAAAAAGTACCGATAGGACCCTAGATAAGTCAACATTCTACGTAGTGAACAATATCACTGACCGATTACGAATTTCTCCCACGCCTCCCGCAGACCGAATACCTACTGACCTACTGCGGTGACAACGACTTCACCTGCAGTGACGGCTCCTGCATCAACATAGTGAACAGGTGCGACCAGGTCACTCACTGCCCAGACAACTCAGACGAGCTGAACTGTGGGATCCTGCAAGTGCCGACGGGGTACACTGCCAACTTACCTCCGCCCAGCTTCGATCGGGGCGCCGCTGCTGATGAAGATTGCGGTGGAGATCACCTCCGTCCGTGAGTTCAACTTGGTTGGCTTCAGCATGCAGCTGGACGTTATCCAGAGCGTCACTTGGAAGGACGCTAGACTCACGTTCGCCAATCTGCGTCCTGGGGACTTTATCAATCAAGCGGGGGTGAGGGAAATGTTATTTTGTGGATTACAGGTTACGGATGTAATGGACACTTCGCTTATCGGGCAAGGATGATAGGCGACATCTTTTGTGTGTAGAGATATGACATCATTCATGAGTCAGATTGTATAATTGCATAATTTGCAAGCCCAATTGTAAATTCAGCATGCGCAGCGTCTTTCATAACTGCTTTATTCAAGTGTCCAATTGTAATTGCATCTTTCACAAGTACAATTATAATTCTATTCTTCACAATTTCAATTGCAACTGCTTCTTCGACACTTCCAGTCATAACTGTAGCACTCGCAAACTGATTTATAATAACTGTCCAGTTGGGACTGCATCTTTTGCAATTGCAAGTATTATAATTACATCTTTCTAAAATTAAATTGTAACCGCATCTTTCACAAGTCCAGTCATAATTTCATCGTTCACAAGCCCAATTTTAATCGCATCGTTCAGAAGTCCAGCCATTTGTACTAGTCGCATATCCAGTTGAAACTGCATTTTATACAAGTCCAGTTATTCAGACTGCATCTTTTGTAAGTCTAGCCTTCCTTAGTTTCATCGTTGACTTGCCTAGTTGCAACCGAATTTTCACAATTTCAGTAATCAAAATTACATTATTCAAAAGTCCAGCCATAATTGCATTGTCGAAACTTCGACCAGAGAGATTgcacttttccgcaagttgtggtatagttttaggcctatgtattctttctaaatttacgtaaagtggaaatgcgtattatgtggAAGAAGGATATTGGGTTTTGTCGTGTTTATATTTAGTTGTGAAAATCATTGTGTTTGGgtgtttcgtgtatttaattgcAAGTATACGTTTAATAGTGCTTAAGTATCGGTGGTCGGTTGTTCTGTTGTTAGTCGAACGTTCGgccatagttgtcggtgccttcaaattcacttaattattccttttcttcttaaagttcatttagtgagatttcctttaggagatatgtatgtctaaatgtaaggagaactTCATGGAGTGTCCTATACCAATCCCAATCTCAATTCAGGTGAAGAATATCGAATGCGCCATTTGAACTAACAGTTTagtatatatcttagtttaaccagagtactgagctggttaacagctctaaGTTTGTACGATTTATGTCTTGGATAATTTACACAACGCAATGTGGTTTTGATTGAATAATATAGTTGAAGTAACCTGGGTTGCATAAAAGTTAGGCCACGATTAGGTTAGTACGTTTCAAACCGTATAGGTTATACGATCACTTTACGATTTGAAGTGCTACATTTATTCTGAACGATTAGGAGTATGCATCATTCAGAAGTCAAGCCATAATTGCATCGTTCAAAAGTCCAGCCTTAATTGCATCGTTCAAAAGTCCAGCCTTAATTGCATCTTTCACAAGTCTTAACAGTTATCAGTGCATCTTTCTCAAATCCACTCATAATTGCATCCTAAACATGTCCATTTGTAACTGTATCTTTCGCAAGTTCAGCAGTATTAATTGTACCTTTCATAAGCCCAATCATCTTTGCATCATTTATGTACTCATTTAAACAATACCTTTCACAAACCCATTTATAATAGCGTCTCTCACGAGTCCCATTGCACTTTGGCGCAGGTAGACTCACCCATCTGGAGACCCATCCTGGCTGTCAAAGACGCTTCGAAGAGCCCGACGAACATCGAGATGAGGAACGAGGGATTCCGAGTCAATCGGGAATCGACGCCGCTGTCAGACCAGGACACGAAAACGAGAGAAGGTGAGAGATTTGCAGCTTTTGCtgtttttgtgaatttcttaAGCGCGCCATATCCTACAACACGTTTCCGTGGAATATGTGATATGCAGATTACAACGTCCTTAGGCCTTGCAGATTAGACCTATCAATTCCCATACAGATTAGCAAGTCTTTAGGCTTTGCAGATTAGACCTACCAATTCCCATACAGATTAGCAAGTCTTTAGGCTTTGCAAATTAGACCTACCGAATCCCATACAGATTACCAAGTCTTTAGACTTTGCAGATTAGACCTACCAGTTCCCATACAGATTACCAAGTCTTTAGGCTTTGCAGACTAGACCTACCAATTCCCATACAGATTACCAAGTCTTTAGACTTTGCAGATTAGACCTACCGAATTCCCATACAGATTACCAAGTCTTTAGACTTTGCAGATTAGACCTACCGAATCCCATACAGATTACCAAGTCTTTAGGCTTTGCAGACTAGACCTACCAATTCCCAGACAGATTAGCAAGTCTTTAGACTTTGCAGATTAGACCTACCAATTACCAAGCGCGTGTAATGGAACGAGGTAGGCGTACTGGATTCTACTTGCCTGTTATAATCGAGTTCTTTTACATAGAATAACGGAGTAAGAATTAATATAGGCCACTTACAAGAATTAGAAATGCGCAATGCGAATCACACGCCATTTATACGATTCTACTAAGAAATACGTTATTAAATCTAGATAATTTTTGCATAATATGAGACACAGAACATTTGGTAGGCCtactactttttaaattttttactaagCCTCTGACAAATTCCTACTCAGGGAAAACAAACGAAACCGATTATGAACGCTTTAATTTCCTGCTTATACCCCATTGATGAAACTCCCTCCTCTTTGCAGACAAGCTGTACGCAGGCGCGGACAACAGCATGAAGATCGTGCAGCAGTACACAGTGCAGTTCATGTGTCTGTTCAGACTCCAGATGTACCCGTTCGACACACAGCAGTGCCTCTTATCCTTCAACATAACCAACATGGAGCAGAATTTCATATTTCAGAAGGTATTTCAAcgtcgattcttcttcttcttcttcttcttcttcttcttcttcttcttcttcttcttcttcttcttcttctccagccaGATAGCGTGAGGAGCAATGGTTTGCCGCCTTCATAAATTTCTTACGTGCAGTTTGATGACcttgattctattttttttttagcatctaTTATGTTTTAATAGATGGAGATAATGATTTCGTGAGTTTGTCAGACACGGTACGTAAGGTACGAACGTTAGGAATTTGTGAATGGCTAAACAGTATTTATGTACATCGTAGTCTGATGAACTCTTGGGCACTCGAATGAAGTGTCATGAAAAGTAagaaattcctgagagagagagagagagagagagagagagagagagagagagagagagagagagagagagagagagaggcgttaatAGTTGGCTAGGAGAAGCTTATGTGCAcattgaaattattgttttagGCTTGTAATTACTTAACGTATTTGTTAATAAACtgaatgaataagagagagagagagagagagagagagagagagagagagagagagagagagagagagagttagttagcTGAATAAAAAACTCATATTCTTGTTAAAATAAAGTTAGCTTTTAGGCtgtaattacttaaataaattgaataaataagagtaataactcctgagagagagagagagagagagagagagggagagagagagagagagagagagagagagagagagagaaataaacttcatgaaaagtACGTAACTGatcgagataaaaaaagaaatgaacaaggAACCAGAATTCGGCTCAAGAACAGTTATTTGAATTCGACGAGATTGCACCGTAAGCATGCAACCACCTGATTTCTCGGCAAGCATTGAAGGGTGAGGTAGTCGGCCCCACACCCTTTTTTCTCGGCGGCCTTGTGAGCGGTAGCACGCTGACGACCTTGCTCCTTACAGTCGTCTGCCGAGCACTGCACCTCTCAGCCTCGgctcccaatatatatatatatatatatatatatatatatatatatatatatatatatatatatatatatatatatatatatatatatatatattataaatatatgtatattatattatatatatatatatataacaactctATATATACAccctatatattaaaaaatgaggcAGAGTTAACAAAGTCTGTTTTAAAAATGAGTGCagtcatctttttttctctctctctctctctctctctctctctctctctctatggggaTTTATTCTAATCATTTAATCACTTTGATAAAAATGCGCTCAGTAATTACAAAACCAGAAACTACTCGTTTTAGAATTTGACCCAGCTAAAATATCTTGCGAATTCGAACCGAACTAAGTAAATAACGAAACCTATCAGTAAATAACCCATATTAAGCAAGATTCTGAAATGCAGGGCGCCTAACTAGTGAGTCACTAACCTACAGTCAAACATGGAGCGTGACAAAGAGCTGATAAAATAATTTCGGGTCAAAATTATTTGGTTTGAGGGATGAACGTGTTTTCATATGGGTGGTGAGGTATCGCACGGGTTGGCCCTGTCGATATGCCCGAAATGTTGTACTTTATGTGACCACAAGGCTGATTGGTAGTACGTTAACCTCATTTTCTTACGCACAAacactggcgtcctttacttcgtggaatttggttttatatatatatatatatatatatatatatatatatatatatatatatatatatatataatatatatatatattcacgaaggaaagagaaacaatggattgctgtgaggcctttcgactgtcgtcctttacttagcaaagtgaaggacgacagtcaaaaggcctcacagcgctccagtgtt comes from the Macrobrachium rosenbergii isolate ZJJX-2024 chromosome 3, ASM4041242v1, whole genome shotgun sequence genome and includes:
- the LOC136827839 gene encoding LOW QUALITY PROTEIN: uncharacterized protein (The sequence of the model RefSeq protein was modified relative to this genomic sequence to represent the inferred CDS: deleted 1 base in 1 codon); amino-acid sequence: MMACRRLRPAVRFLLCLVLVEKEISADLFESNYPEDARAVKLLGPSGSTERIQVLPGSMIPSFETTAPSEDYPEGRETEGTRPRTSKLNKGSKDATELKSEAVTGVLLQADEAASIDSYVDSGQGTLPNLTEVTICVRFRLLHGGQPATLFSYYDGKVFEQLNVAIKYPNKELLVMCCAYHVHQYVKIPIRLFTWEHLCLALNIRKDTLHIIFNDRVYLNTAKRNETDSSPEKAYVKGGGRFVMGQNINLDAEWDVTQSVHGELVDFRLYNHDVPVNMMQDYVACKPDPIPFEPLYAYGQNESELILKGKTKSFSIALSEVCRPRNGYITLFPERMTFEEAFNRCNYLRGDMGVPRSKEENTRLFDELIVFNDQCIQGWAALYWLGLKSNIPKGVWQYTGDNTTLTYGSWLEGWEIPSKQYPCATAAAVNFPYLWYNADCDTLTCPVCNFTATPAFRLRGLCRESKFDRDYFLNGYRNGRPMFEGMFFSQIVWNNETWVLRSRKEKGVVAEMIERRPKGYPFGLTVWAITGDNCVVKETEYLLTYCGDNDFTCSDGSCINIVNRCDQVTHCPDNSDELNCGILQVPTGYTANLPPPSFDRGPLLMKIAVEITSVREFNLVGFSMQLDVIQSVTWKDARLTFANLRPGDFINQAGVDSPIWRPILAVKDASKSPTNIEMRNEGFRVNRESTPLSDQDTKTREDKLYAGADNSMKIVQQYTVQFMCLFRLQMYPFDTQQCLLSFNITNMEQNFIFQKVGVLFSGERRLLEYKCIKEEMLGIEDGPGIVEVVLTFRNQYGYYIGNAVVPSLLLVSICYLCFLFDMRDFPDRIMVSLTSLLVLAALFSQTSQSIPKTAYLKLIDVWYICLITYDFLIIVDLVVIENLRLQAAATANEVQTPMFVKVGASGPAGLLDEKHRQASPRDKRNAEYYTMMSNKLNFASVVLFPVLCVIFCLIFFIIGFLDFAQYD